A single genomic interval of Apis cerana isolate GH-2021 linkage group LG2, AcerK_1.0, whole genome shotgun sequence harbors:
- the LOC107996744 gene encoding odorant receptor 94b-like isoform X1 has protein sequence MTDDISAIQKKFGSLNEYSIQLNKWFSKTIGVWPLPSSTSKFEKIMTRILILFCWIIAILDTISGLLHFVFVKEDIITKLKTLAPISYILGGGLNYAVLLLRKNDILYCIEHMETNWKTITRMTERQIMLKNAKIGRIISCCIGAFMQVGTLCFCTVLGVFKRTIKVGNESIEIYVLPSPTYKIPVDTNPGHDIVLGFQFLAAYITSATVVSAFSFATIFACHASGQLTIMIIWIKEFINRSQKENKNRIDEISVIIEHHMRILSFLERAEHLLCPIYFMEMFKNILTICLFSYCILAEWSEHNIRILSTYIFAIINITLSIFLICYIGEILTERCKEIGNMVYMTNWYRLPKKDILNLIMIIIRSNVEYKMTAGKIFDMSVITFDNKNSFWIFKYITSSNDVINCTCIKYIKKYVSNIYSK, from the exons ATGACGGACGACATTTCCGCGATTCAAAAGAAGTTTGGTAGTCTGAACGAATACAGCATACAATTAAACAAATGGTTCTCGAAAACAATAGGCGTATGGCCACTTCCATCCTCCacttcgaaattcgaaaagataATGACAAGGATTCTAATTCTTTTCTGTTGGATTATCGCGATACTTGACACAATATCAGGCTTATTACATTTCGTCTTCGTGAAAGAAGATATCatcacaaaattaaaaactctGGCTcctataagttatattttaggCGGAGGACTCAATTATGCTGTGTTGTTACTTCGTAAAAACGATATACTTTATTGTATAGAGCATATGGAAACTAATTGGAAGACGATCACGAGGATGACGGAACGACAAATAATGCTTAAAAACGCAAAAATTGGTCGCATTATTTCCTGTTGCATCGGAGCCTTCATGCAAGTTGGTACTCTTTGTTTCTGCACCGTACTGGGAGTTTTCAAACGAACAATCAAAGTTGGCAACGAAAGTATAGAAATATACGTTTTACCCTCTCCAACCTATAAAATTCCGGTTGATACTAATCCAGGGCATGATATCGTACTTGGTTTTCAATTTCTGGCTGCATACATTACGAGCGCTACCGTTGTTAGCGCTTTCAGCTTTGCTACAATATTTGCATGCCACGCTTCTGGTCAGTTaactataatgattatatggatcaaagaatttataaatcgatcacagaaagaaaataagaatcgcATTGATGAAATAAGTGTGATCATCGAACATCATATGAGAATTCTAAG TTTCCTAGAACGTGCTGAACATCTATTGTGCCCAATATACTTCATGGAAATGTTCAAGAATATATTGACTATATGCTTGTTTAGTTATTGCATTCTTGCG gaatGGTCTGAACATAATATTAGGATCCTCagtacatatatttttgctataataaatataactttaagcatatttttaatatgttacatCGGTGAAATACTAACTGAAAGGTGTAAGGAAATTGGTAACATGGTTTATATGACAAACTGGTATCGATTACCTAAGAAAGATATTCTCAAtttgataatgattattatacgaTCTAACGTGGAATACAAAATGACTGCCGGAAAGATATTTGATATGTCGGTGATCACGTTTG ataataaaaacagtttttggatatttaaatatattacgtcAAGTAACGATGTTATAAATTGCACatgtattaaatacataaaaaaatatgtatctaatatatattcaaaataa
- the LOC107996633 gene encoding odorant receptor 67a isoform X1, with protein sequence MLVSKDSSSVSYSKDWIYSVQINRWLLKAIGIWPLSLCVTTTEKIYSVILTLISIFLIGFLLVPCALCTLLDKTGDLDTKIKMIGPFSFCIMAVIKYYVLLSRGSYIGKCIEDIRIDWSRVSSQYCLEDRKIMMENARIGRSLAIFCAGFMYSGGFFYTIVMPLCTKRTEIIDNEIVRSQAFPIYRGLLDPRTSPSFEIVQLMQCLAGFVIYSVTVGACSLAAVFVMHACGQFQILVKKLRKLIDGLKGDKDMENIVHEQRLGNIVEHHLHILGFISQIEELLNEICFVEFIGCTLNICFLGYFLLKEWEQSETIGTLTYCILLISLIFNIFILCYIGEILSEECRNIGLSAYMIDWHRLPGKKALSLILISAASNSSTKLTAGKLVELSLSSFCSVLKSSLAYLSLLRTLTT encoded by the exons ATGCTCGTATCTAAGGATTCGTCATCCGTCTCATATAGCAAAGATTGGATATACAGTGTTCAGATAAATCGTTGGTTGCTGAAAGCAATCGGTATCTGGCCTCTCTCATTGTGCGTCACCACCACAGAGAAAATCTATTCTGTGATTCTCACTTTAATCAGCATTTTTCTGATAGGTTTCCTTCTCGTACCCTGCGCCCTGTGCACTCTCCTTGACAAAACAGGAGATCTCGATACGAAGATTAAAATGATCGGTCCGTTTAGTTTCTGTATAATGGCGGTAATCAAATACTATGTTCTCCTCTCGCGTGGATCGTATATCGGTAAGTGCATCGAGGATATTCGAATCGACTGGTCCCGTGTTTCTTCGCAATATTGTTTggaagatagaaaaattatgatgGAGAACGCAAGAATTGGTCGATCTCTAGCGATCTTCTGCGCCGGTTTCATGTATTCTGGTGGATTTTTCTATACTATTGTGATGCCTCTTTGCACAAAACGAACAGAGATAATCGATAACGAGATCGTGAGATCTCAAGCATTTCCAATCTATCGTGGACTTCTCGATCCACGCACCAGTCCATCCTTCGAAATCGTGCAATTGATGCAATGTTTAGCTGGCTTTGTGATATATTCCGTCACTGTAGGTGCTTGCAGTTTGGCCGCCGTTTTTGTTATGCATGCCTGTggacaatttcaaattctcgtaaaaaaattgcgaaaattGATTGATGGACTGAAAGGAGACAAAGACATGGAGAACATAGTGCATGAACAACGATTAGGCAATATTGTTGAAcatcatttacatatattagg ttttatatCTCAAATCGAAGAACTTCTAAACGAAATATGTTTCGTTGAATTTATAGGATGTACGCTGAATATATGTTTCTTGGGATACTTTTTACTTAag GAATGGGAACAAAGTGAAACTATAGGGACCTTAACCTACTGTATATTGCTCATATctcttatattcaatatttttatattatgttatattggtGAAATTTTATCGGAAGag tgTAGAAATATTGGTTTGTCAGCTTATATGATTGATTGGCATCGTTTACCAGGAAAGAAAGCACtcagtttaatattaatatctgcaGCTTCGAATTCTTCTACAAAATTGACAGCTGGTAAACTCGTGGAATTATCTTTGAGTAGCTTTTGTAGC GTGTTAAAATCATCTTTAGCATATTTAAGTTTACTTCGTACTCTTactacataa
- the LOC107996768 gene encoding uncharacterized protein LOC107996768 → MIDKIASIEQANNSNYSIQLNRWFLKPIGAWPPSPSTTKLEKIISFVLIICCYSSICFTVIPCLLHVILEDESFRDKLKVLGPLSHWFIGGINYTTLLLRSKEIRYCIEHMQKDWRIVTRAEDQQIMMKHAKIGRYIAVFSAAFMQGGVLSNCAVTAFSTQTIEIGNVTKTIHMIPCTAYKKLIAVDTSPTNEIVIASQFLSGFIVNSSAVGAVSIAAVFAAHACGQLSLLMVWIREFVDHSKKIHDKNIGLNKIGKIVRHHLRILSFVTGIENVMTGICFMELFKCTINICMLGYYILTAWSVHDIQNLIVFLVILLSMIFNIFIICYIGDILTEQCKMIGEAVYMTNWYYLPGKDILNLIQIILRSSMVIKITAGKLVHMSIYTFGNVMKTAFAYLNLLRQVT, encoded by the exons ATGATCGACAAGATTGCATCGATTGAACAGGCCAATAACAGCAACTACAGTATACAATTAAATCGATGGTTTTTGAAACCAATAGGCGCATGGCCTCCATCTCCGTCCACTACAAAactcgagaaaattatttcttttgttttaattatttgttgttaTTCCTCCATATGTTTCACCGTAATCCCTTGTCTATTGCACGTGATCTTGGAAGATGAAAGTTTCCGTGATAAACTGAAAGTGCTTGGTCCACTGAGTCATTGGTTCATAGGTGGTATTAATTATACCACATTGTTACTACGGAGCAAAGAGATACGGTATTGTATAGAACACATGCAAAAAGATTGGAGGATCGTGACAAGAGCAGAGGATCAACAGATAATGATGAAACACGCGAAGATAGGCCGTTATATAGCTGTATTTAGCGCCGCTTTCATGCAAGGTGGTGTTTTATCCAATTGCGCAGTGACAGCATTCTCCACGCAAACCATTGAGATCGGTAACGTGACTAAAACCATTCACATGATACCTTGTACAGCATACAAAAAATTGATCGCGGTCGATACAAGTCCCACAAATGAGATTGTTATTGCATCGCAATTTCTGTCCGGATTCATCGTGAATTCAAGTGCAGTCGGGGCTGTCAGTATCGCAGCTGTATTTGCAGCTCATGCCTGCGGCCAACTAAGCCTTCTAATGGTATGGATTCGTGAATTTGTGGatcattcgaaaaaaattcacgataaaaatattggattaaaTAAGATAGGCAAAATCGTTCGACATCATCTCAGGATTTTgag TTTTGTAACAGGTATCGAAAATGTAATGACTGGAATATGTTTCATGGAATTATTCAAATGTACTATAAACATATGCATGCTtggatattatattcttacg gcATGGAGCGTTCATGATATTCAAAATCTGATTGTATTTTTAGTAATACTTCTctctatgatttttaatatttttataatatgttatatcggTGACATATTAACAGAACAG tgtAAAATGATTGGTGAAGCGGTTTATATGACAAATTGGTATTACTTACCCGGAAAAGATATACTGAATTTAATACAGATCATTTTAAGATCCAGCATGGTGATTAAGATCACTGCTGGTAAGCTAGTTCATATGTCCATATACACTTTTGGTAAT GTGATGAAAACTGCTTTCgcttatttaaatctattgcGTCAAGTGACGTAA
- the LOC107996744 gene encoding odorant receptor 4-like isoform X2: protein MTDDISAIQKKFGSLNEYSIQLNKWFSKTIGVWPLPSSTSKFEKIMTRILILFCWIIAILDTISGLLHFVFVKEDIITKLKTLAPISYILGGGLNYAVLLLRKNDILYCIEHMETNWKTITRMTERQIMLKNAKIGRIISCCIGAFMQVGTLCFCTVLGVFKRTIKVGNESIEIYVLPSPTYKIPVDTNPGHDIVLGFQFLAAYITSATVVSAFSFATIFACHASGQLTIMIIWIKEFINRSQKENKNRIDEISVIIEHHMRILSFLERAEHLLCPIYFMEMFKNILTICLFSYCILAEWSEHNIRILSTYIFAIINITLSIFLICYIGEILTERCKEIGNMVYMTNWYRLPKKDILNLIMIIIRSNVEYKMTAGKIFDMSVITFGNIIKTVFGYLNILRQVTML, encoded by the exons ATGACGGACGACATTTCCGCGATTCAAAAGAAGTTTGGTAGTCTGAACGAATACAGCATACAATTAAACAAATGGTTCTCGAAAACAATAGGCGTATGGCCACTTCCATCCTCCacttcgaaattcgaaaagataATGACAAGGATTCTAATTCTTTTCTGTTGGATTATCGCGATACTTGACACAATATCAGGCTTATTACATTTCGTCTTCGTGAAAGAAGATATCatcacaaaattaaaaactctGGCTcctataagttatattttaggCGGAGGACTCAATTATGCTGTGTTGTTACTTCGTAAAAACGATATACTTTATTGTATAGAGCATATGGAAACTAATTGGAAGACGATCACGAGGATGACGGAACGACAAATAATGCTTAAAAACGCAAAAATTGGTCGCATTATTTCCTGTTGCATCGGAGCCTTCATGCAAGTTGGTACTCTTTGTTTCTGCACCGTACTGGGAGTTTTCAAACGAACAATCAAAGTTGGCAACGAAAGTATAGAAATATACGTTTTACCCTCTCCAACCTATAAAATTCCGGTTGATACTAATCCAGGGCATGATATCGTACTTGGTTTTCAATTTCTGGCTGCATACATTACGAGCGCTACCGTTGTTAGCGCTTTCAGCTTTGCTACAATATTTGCATGCCACGCTTCTGGTCAGTTaactataatgattatatggatcaaagaatttataaatcgatcacagaaagaaaataagaatcgcATTGATGAAATAAGTGTGATCATCGAACATCATATGAGAATTCTAAG TTTCCTAGAACGTGCTGAACATCTATTGTGCCCAATATACTTCATGGAAATGTTCAAGAATATATTGACTATATGCTTGTTTAGTTATTGCATTCTTGCG gaatGGTCTGAACATAATATTAGGATCCTCagtacatatatttttgctataataaatataactttaagcatatttttaatatgttacatCGGTGAAATACTAACTGAAAGGTGTAAGGAAATTGGTAACATGGTTTATATGACAAACTGGTATCGATTACCTAAGAAAGATATTCTCAAtttgataatgattattatacgaTCTAACGTGGAATACAAAATGACTGCCGGAAAGATATTTGATATGTCGGTGATCACGTTTGGTAAT ataataaaaacagtttttggatatttaaatatattacgtcAAGTAACGATGTTATAA
- the LOC107996633 gene encoding uncharacterized protein LOC107996633 isoform X3, producing the protein MLVSKDSSSVSYSKDWIYSVQINRWLLKAIGIWPLSLCVTTTEKIYSVILTLISIFLIGFLLVPCALCTLLDKTGDLDTKIKMIGPFSFCIMAVIKYYVLLSRGSYIGKCIEDIRIDWSRVSSQYCLEDRKIMMENARIGRSLAIFCAGFMYSGGFFYTIVMPLCTKRTEIIDNEIVRSQAFPIYRGLLDPRTSPSFEIVQLMQCLAGFVIYSVTVGACSLAAVFVMHACGQFQILVKKLRKLIDGLKGDKDMENIVHEQRLGNIVEHHLHILGFISQIEELLNEICFVEFIGCTLNICFLGYFLLKEWEQSETIGTLTYCILLISLIFNIFILCYIGEILSEELI; encoded by the exons ATGCTCGTATCTAAGGATTCGTCATCCGTCTCATATAGCAAAGATTGGATATACAGTGTTCAGATAAATCGTTGGTTGCTGAAAGCAATCGGTATCTGGCCTCTCTCATTGTGCGTCACCACCACAGAGAAAATCTATTCTGTGATTCTCACTTTAATCAGCATTTTTCTGATAGGTTTCCTTCTCGTACCCTGCGCCCTGTGCACTCTCCTTGACAAAACAGGAGATCTCGATACGAAGATTAAAATGATCGGTCCGTTTAGTTTCTGTATAATGGCGGTAATCAAATACTATGTTCTCCTCTCGCGTGGATCGTATATCGGTAAGTGCATCGAGGATATTCGAATCGACTGGTCCCGTGTTTCTTCGCAATATTGTTTggaagatagaaaaattatgatgGAGAACGCAAGAATTGGTCGATCTCTAGCGATCTTCTGCGCCGGTTTCATGTATTCTGGTGGATTTTTCTATACTATTGTGATGCCTCTTTGCACAAAACGAACAGAGATAATCGATAACGAGATCGTGAGATCTCAAGCATTTCCAATCTATCGTGGACTTCTCGATCCACGCACCAGTCCATCCTTCGAAATCGTGCAATTGATGCAATGTTTAGCTGGCTTTGTGATATATTCCGTCACTGTAGGTGCTTGCAGTTTGGCCGCCGTTTTTGTTATGCATGCCTGTggacaatttcaaattctcgtaaaaaaattgcgaaaattGATTGATGGACTGAAAGGAGACAAAGACATGGAGAACATAGTGCATGAACAACGATTAGGCAATATTGTTGAAcatcatttacatatattagg ttttatatCTCAAATCGAAGAACTTCTAAACGAAATATGTTTCGTTGAATTTATAGGATGTACGCTGAATATATGTTTCTTGGGATACTTTTTACTTAag GAATGGGAACAAAGTGAAACTATAGGGACCTTAACCTACTGTATATTGCTCATATctcttatattcaatatttttatattatgttatattggtGAAATTTTATCGGAAGag CTTATATGA
- the LOC114577389 gene encoding uncharacterized protein LOC114577389, protein MMIDKFIPIQQDNHNLSNYSIQLNRWFLKSIGAWPPFSSTTKFEKTISFVLIICCYCFICFTVIPCLLHVILEDDSFHEKLKVLGPLSHWLIGGINYTTLLLRNKEIRYCIEHMQRDWEIVTKTEDQQVMIKHAKIGRYITVFCAAFMQGGVLSYCAVTAFSTQTIEIGNETRIVHMIPCIVYKKLIATDISPTNEIVIASQFVSGFIVNSSAVGAVSIAAVFTAHACGQVSLLMAWIRQFVDHSNIQNKNIVLNDIGEIIRHHLRILSFITGIENVMSGICFMELFKCTLNICMLGYYILTAWSGHDIQNVIVFSVILLSMIFNIFIICYIGDVLTEQCKMIGEAVYMTNWYYLPGKDILNLIQIILRSSMVVKITAYKIVHMSIYTFSNVIKTAFTYLNLLRQMT, encoded by the exons ATGATGATCGACAAGTTTATACCGATCCAGCAGGACAATCACAATCTCAGCAACTACAGTATACAGTTAAATCGGtggtttttaaaatcaataggCGCATGGCCTCCATTTTCATCCACCACAAAATTCGAGAAaactatttcttttgttttaattatttgttgttaTTGCTTTATATGTTTCACCGTGATTCCTTGCTTATTGCACGTAATCCTGGAAGATGACAGTTTCCATGAGAAATTGAAAGTGCTCGGTCCACTGAGTCATTGGTTGATAGGTGGTATTAATTACACCACATTGTTACTACGGAACAAAGAGATACGGTATTGTATTGAGCACATGCAGAGAGATTGGGAAATCGTAACGAAAACGGAAGATCAACAAGTAATGATAAAACATGCGAAGATAGGCCGTTATATAACTGTGTTCTGCGCAGCTTTTATGCAAGGCGGTGTTTTGTCCTATTGCGCGGTGACTGCATTCTCCACGCAAACTATCGAGATCGGAAACGAAACCAGGATTGTACATATGATACCTTGTATAgtgtacaaaaaattaatcgcgaCCGATATAAGTCCCACAAATGAAATCGTTATTGCATCACAATTCGTGTCCGGATTCATTGTAAATTCGAGTGCAGTTGGTGCTGTTAGTATCGCAGCCGTGTTCACAGCTCATGCTTGTGGCCAAGTAAGTCTCTTGATGGCATGGATCCGTCAATTTGTGGATCATTCAAACattcaaaataagaatattgtaTTGAATGACATTGGCGAGATAATTCGACATCATTTGAGGATTTTGAG ttttataacaGGTATCGAAAATGTAATGAGTGGAATATGTTTTATGGAATTGTTCAAATGTACtctaaatatatgtatgctTGGATATTATATCCTTACG gcATGGAGTGGTCATGATATTCAGAATGTGATCGTATTTTCAGTAATACTTCTCTCcatgattttcaatatttttataatatgttatatcggTGATGTACTAACGGAACAG tgtAAAATGATTGGTGAAGCGGTTTATATGACAAATTGGTATTATTTACCTGgaaaagatatattgaatttaatacaaatcatTTTAAGATCCAGCATGGTGGTTAAAATCACTGCTTATAAGATAGTTCATATGTCCATATATACTTTTAGTAAT GTGATAAAAACTGCTTTTACTTATTTGAATCTATTGCGTCAAATGACTTAA
- the LOC107996633 gene encoding odorant receptor 67a isoform X2 — MLVSKDSSSVSYSKDWIYSVQINRWLLKAIGFLLVPCALCTLLDKTGDLDTKIKMIGPFSFCIMAVIKYYVLLSRGSYIGKCIEDIRIDWSRVSSQYCLEDRKIMMENARIGRSLAIFCAGFMYSGGFFYTIVMPLCTKRTEIIDNEIVRSQAFPIYRGLLDPRTSPSFEIVQLMQCLAGFVIYSVTVGACSLAAVFVMHACGQFQILVKKLRKLIDGLKGDKDMENIVHEQRLGNIVEHHLHILGFISQIEELLNEICFVEFIGCTLNICFLGYFLLKEWEQSETIGTLTYCILLISLIFNIFILCYIGEILSEECRNIGLSAYMIDWHRLPGKKALSLILISAASNSSTKLTAGKLVELSLSSFCSVLKSSLAYLSLLRTLTT; from the exons ATGCTCGTATCTAAGGATTCGTCATCCGTCTCATATAGCAAAGATTGGATATACAGTGTTCAGATAAATCGTTGGTTGCTGAAAGCAATCG GTTTCCTTCTCGTACCCTGCGCCCTGTGCACTCTCCTTGACAAAACAGGAGATCTCGATACGAAGATTAAAATGATCGGTCCGTTTAGTTTCTGTATAATGGCGGTAATCAAATACTATGTTCTCCTCTCGCGTGGATCGTATATCGGTAAGTGCATCGAGGATATTCGAATCGACTGGTCCCGTGTTTCTTCGCAATATTGTTTggaagatagaaaaattatgatgGAGAACGCAAGAATTGGTCGATCTCTAGCGATCTTCTGCGCCGGTTTCATGTATTCTGGTGGATTTTTCTATACTATTGTGATGCCTCTTTGCACAAAACGAACAGAGATAATCGATAACGAGATCGTGAGATCTCAAGCATTTCCAATCTATCGTGGACTTCTCGATCCACGCACCAGTCCATCCTTCGAAATCGTGCAATTGATGCAATGTTTAGCTGGCTTTGTGATATATTCCGTCACTGTAGGTGCTTGCAGTTTGGCCGCCGTTTTTGTTATGCATGCCTGTggacaatttcaaattctcgtaaaaaaattgcgaaaattGATTGATGGACTGAAAGGAGACAAAGACATGGAGAACATAGTGCATGAACAACGATTAGGCAATATTGTTGAAcatcatttacatatattagg ttttatatCTCAAATCGAAGAACTTCTAAACGAAATATGTTTCGTTGAATTTATAGGATGTACGCTGAATATATGTTTCTTGGGATACTTTTTACTTAag GAATGGGAACAAAGTGAAACTATAGGGACCTTAACCTACTGTATATTGCTCATATctcttatattcaatatttttatattatgttatattggtGAAATTTTATCGGAAGag tgTAGAAATATTGGTTTGTCAGCTTATATGATTGATTGGCATCGTTTACCAGGAAAGAAAGCACtcagtttaatattaatatctgcaGCTTCGAATTCTTCTACAAAATTGACAGCTGGTAAACTCGTGGAATTATCTTTGAGTAGCTTTTGTAGC GTGTTAAAATCATCTTTAGCATATTTAAGTTTACTTCGTACTCTTactacataa